One segment of Streptomyces sp. YIM 121038 DNA contains the following:
- a CDS encoding DUF5999 family protein gives MKSAHLSCRHQPPCPTADSADREAATLVVHWPVQGWGLLCNGVVLFEDTGELLPDGQVIEPHRPVGAISSRAA, from the coding sequence ATGAAATCCGCGCACCTGTCGTGCCGACATCAGCCACCTTGCCCGACGGCCGATTCCGCCGACCGGGAGGCTGCCACGCTTGTGGTGCATTGGCCCGTTCAAGGCTGGGGGCTCTTGTGCAACGGGGTCGTCCTCTTCGAGGACACCGGGGAGTTGCTGCCGGACGGGCAGGTCATCGAACCGCATCGGCCCGTCGGGGCGATATCGTCCCGCGCCGCCTAG
- a CDS encoding endonuclease/exonuclease/phosphatase family protein, which yields MTHPVKIINWNVEHWSRWQDAADWVRSQEPDLFFAQEVQAEQLDKISKRLGMEGYLAAQVGRSPNENAIFVRPNGPFLFHEEHFQTWAPWHAPANITVWHRGPDGIVGQHPISLVSIHTCYWSADVRLIEAHWCSTLAKPGWLAVIFGDWNSVRTDTTINWRHVGDAAYYANRTYLQDGKRHTDDRPDREMLAAGYLDLARYAAERGELEALAPTAGYGRPKHLQGGEQAIDRGYASRLIAEALTGYEVCKSDELERISDHRPEIALFDQDKLQSATNRPADTASVAEVTARG from the coding sequence ATGACCCATCCCGTGAAGATCATCAATTGGAATGTCGAGCACTGGAGTCGCTGGCAGGACGCTGCCGACTGGGTGCGTAGCCAGGAGCCGGACCTCTTCTTCGCTCAGGAGGTCCAGGCCGAGCAGCTGGACAAGATCAGCAAGCGTCTGGGCATGGAGGGATATCTCGCCGCGCAGGTCGGACGCTCACCCAACGAGAACGCGATCTTCGTGAGGCCCAACGGGCCGTTCCTCTTCCACGAGGAGCACTTCCAGACCTGGGCGCCATGGCACGCGCCCGCGAACATCACCGTCTGGCACCGCGGCCCGGACGGGATAGTCGGTCAGCACCCCATCAGCCTGGTGAGCATCCATACCTGCTACTGGTCCGCCGATGTCCGCCTGATCGAGGCTCACTGGTGTTCGACACTCGCGAAACCGGGCTGGCTGGCCGTGATCTTCGGGGATTGGAACTCCGTCCGTACGGACACGACGATCAACTGGCGACACGTCGGCGACGCCGCGTACTACGCGAACCGCACCTACCTTCAGGACGGCAAGAGGCACACCGACGACCGCCCCGACCGCGAGATGCTGGCGGCCGGTTACCTCGACCTGGCCAGGTACGCCGCCGAGCGTGGAGAACTGGAGGCTCTTGCGCCTACGGCCGGGTACGGACGGCCCAAGCATCTCCAGGGCGGGGAACAGGCCATCGACCGGGGATACGCGTCACGCCTCATCGCGGAGGCCCTCACCGGTTACGAGGTCTGCAAGAGCGATGAGCTGGAACGGATCTCCGACCATCGTCCCGAGATCGCGCTGTTCGACCAGGACAAGTTGCAGTCAGCCACGAATCGGCCCGCCGATACGGCTTCCGTTGCAGAGGTAACAGCGAGGGGGTGA